One genomic window of Cellulophaga sp. Hel_I_12 includes the following:
- a CDS encoding DUF4288 domain-containing protein, translated as MKTQEKISNENGNWYIVEIIEKYEPVIRNEKQDLRRVTTWGNHHLIKADSPEKAFDKAVKLGKEKNYKFINSDQQEMESIFVGIGELLPIYEDIEDGAELMWNDYGFISNRRTMRMPYKKKELMELIKPKQKLTENGK; from the coding sequence ATGAAAACCCAAGAAAAAATATCGAACGAAAATGGAAATTGGTATATCGTTGAGATTATCGAAAAATACGAACCCGTTATCCGAAATGAAAAACAAGATTTACGGAGAGTAACAACTTGGGGGAATCATCATCTTATTAAAGCGGACTCACCCGAAAAAGCATTTGACAAAGCCGTAAAACTAGGAAAAGAGAAAAATTATAAATTCATTAACTCTGACCAACAAGAAATGGAATCGATTTTTGTCGGAATAGGAGAATTACTTCCAATCTATGAGGACATTGAAGATGGAGCAGAATTAATGTGGAATGATTACGGATTTATTAGTAATCGGAGGACTATGAGAATGCCTTATAAAAAAAAGGAACTTATGGAATTAATAAAACCGAAACAAAAATTGACTGAAAATGGGAAATAA
- a CDS encoding class I SAM-dependent methyltransferase, with the protein MQLIKEASDEKLRGGFYTPEPIAAFILKWAFNGNKELDILEPSCGDGVFLKEIQKENYEYNSVTAIEFDEVEAEKSEAIGLNKSSVINEDFHKYCINTERKFDLIIGNPPYIRYQYFDKEQQQYAADIFNKASLKYSKLTNAWVSFVVGSSLLLKEEGKIGFVLPAEILQVSYAQPLREFLAHFYNKINIVSFEKLVFPNIQQEVVLLLCEKNNSNSHLIEHLELRDAEELKNLDVSKLKSPKKKIDFKSNKWTFYFLEQKEIDFLERLQSDKKFNQLGKFAKVEVGITTGSNPFFTVPLSTVQFYNLEKYAKPLVGRSVQVPSAIFTTKDWNRNRDKEARTHFLSFPKMADLNGSIGARDYINWGEDEKINEGYKCRIREEWQIVPSQRISEALFIRRNNKYPKLIINEAKAFTTDTMHRVTIKPKFELKALTASYYNSLSLAFTEICGRSHGGGVLELMPNEVERILLPYNENNSDLLPLIDKMIREKKDISEILKITNQKILKENYGLSDSEIELAHSIWKKLSNRRLNRGK; encoded by the coding sequence ATGCAATTAATTAAAGAAGCATCAGACGAAAAATTAAGAGGTGGTTTTTATACACCTGAACCAATTGCAGCATTTATTTTAAAATGGGCTTTTAATGGAAATAAAGAATTAGACATTTTAGAACCAAGTTGTGGAGATGGTGTTTTTTTAAAAGAAATTCAAAAAGAAAACTACGAATACAATTCAGTTACTGCAATTGAATTTGATGAAGTTGAAGCTGAAAAATCAGAAGCTATTGGTTTAAATAAATCGTCTGTAATTAATGAAGATTTTCATAAATATTGTATTAATACAGAGAGGAAATTTGATTTAATTATTGGAAATCCACCATATATTAGATATCAATATTTCGATAAGGAACAACAACAATATGCAGCAGATATTTTTAATAAGGCAAGTTTAAAATATTCAAAATTAACGAACGCTTGGGTTTCATTCGTTGTTGGTTCATCTCTACTTTTAAAAGAAGAAGGTAAAATTGGTTTCGTTTTGCCAGCGGAAATTCTTCAAGTTTCTTACGCTCAACCTTTGAGAGAATTTTTAGCACATTTCTATAACAAAATAAACATTGTTTCTTTTGAGAAACTTGTGTTCCCTAATATTCAACAAGAAGTAGTTTTATTACTTTGCGAGAAAAATAACTCTAATTCTCATTTAATTGAACATCTAGAATTAAGAGATGCAGAAGAACTTAAAAATTTAGATGTTTCTAAATTAAAAAGTCCTAAAAAGAAAATTGATTTCAAATCAAACAAGTGGACTTTTTACTTTCTTGAGCAAAAGGAAATTGACTTTCTAGAGAGACTTCAGTCTGACAAAAAATTCAATCAATTAGGGAAATTTGCAAAAGTAGAAGTAGGAATTACAACAGGTTCGAATCCATTTTTTACAGTTCCACTCTCAACAGTACAATTCTATAATCTAGAAAAATATGCAAAACCATTAGTTGGTAGAAGCGTACAAGTTCCTAGTGCAATCTTCACAACTAAAGATTGGAATAGAAATAGAGATAAAGAAGCTAGAACGCATTTTCTATCTTTTCCAAAAATGGCAGACTTAAATGGTTCTATTGGTGCAAGAGATTACATTAATTGGGGAGAAGACGAAAAAATTAATGAAGGATATAAATGCAGGATAAGAGAGGAATGGCAAATTGTACCATCACAAAGAATCTCTGAAGCTCTTTTTATACGTAGAAACAACAAGTACCCAAAATTAATTATAAACGAAGCTAAAGCGTTTACAACAGACACAATGCATCGTGTTACAATAAAACCTAAATTTGAATTAAAGGCTTTGACAGCTAGTTATTATAATTCTTTATCATTAGCATTTACAGAAATTTGTGGAAGAAGTCACGGAGGAGGTGTTTTAGAATTAATGCCAAATGAAGTAGAAAGAATTCTGTTACCTTACAATGAAAATAACTCTGACTTACTTCCTCTTATTGATAAAATGATAAGAGAGAAGAAAGACATTTCGGAAATTTTAAAAATAACGAATCAAAAAATACTGAAAGAAAATTACGGACTTTCTGACTCTGAAATTGAATTAGCTCATAGTATCTGGAAAAAACTATCAAATAGGAGATTGAACAGAGGGAAATAA
- a CDS encoding phospholipase D-like domain-containing protein gives MKISFLGQGIEPTSKNAVGNLLVKYLKEKKFNSFTGFSAFASEAGIYGLSGHINSAKKNFKNLTIIVGIDQGGTSKEALEEILSLNIESYIFYQKENPIFHPKFYLFEGTNDVKIILGSSNLTGTGLFTNIESSLLVEFNQTDKDGLALLSELKTYYKSLLNFTDPNIFKIDNKVINNFFLDGIVPDEATRKRNYSKGNSTSTGKKVNKSKVPKRSVPKVPSSIFPSKSKKSKSATVVPIAATVPVTTVTTSKNLVWKKLKLSNSDAQDVPAGTAITGNLKLAQARFKLGTTVIDQKTYFRNQVFNKLNWVKTKPHSATYEETFGVFDISISGKPIGKFTLKLSHDSSRVAGQGNTPTWLHWGRTVIPVLQKSSLSGKTLNLYEVNNDFLIDIV, from the coding sequence ATGAAAATTTCGTTTTTAGGACAAGGAATAGAACCTACATCAAAAAATGCTGTTGGGAATTTATTAGTTAAATATTTAAAAGAAAAAAAGTTCAACTCATTTACTGGTTTTTCTGCTTTTGCAAGTGAAGCAGGAATATATGGTTTATCAGGTCACATAAATTCTGCTAAAAAGAACTTTAAAAATTTAACCATTATTGTTGGAATTGACCAAGGCGGAACCTCGAAAGAAGCTCTTGAAGAAATTTTAAGCTTAAATATTGAAAGTTATATTTTCTATCAAAAGGAAAACCCAATATTCCATCCAAAGTTTTATTTATTCGAAGGAACAAATGACGTAAAAATAATTCTAGGTTCATCAAACTTGACTGGAACTGGATTATTCACAAATATAGAAAGTTCACTTCTTGTAGAGTTTAATCAAACTGATAAAGATGGATTGGCTCTATTGTCAGAATTAAAGACATATTATAAGTCTCTTTTAAATTTTACTGACCCAAATATTTTTAAAATAGACAACAAAGTCATTAATAATTTTTTTCTTGATGGAATTGTACCAGACGAAGCAACAAGAAAAAGAAATTACTCAAAAGGGAATTCTACTTCTACTGGAAAAAAGGTAAATAAATCAAAAGTTCCTAAAAGAAGTGTTCCAAAAGTACCTTCTAGTATATTTCCGAGTAAAAGCAAAAAATCTAAATCTGCAACAGTAGTTCCAATTGCAGCAACAGTTCCAGTAACAACTGTTACAACAAGTAAGAATTTAGTTTGGAAAAAATTAAAGTTAAGCAATAGTGATGCTCAAGATGTACCAGCAGGAACTGCAATTACTGGAAATTTAAAACTAGCACAAGCTCGATTTAAGTTAGGAACAACAGTAATTGACCAAAAGACTTATTTTAGAAATCAAGTATTTAATAAACTAAATTGGGTAAAAACAAAACCTCATAGTGCAACATACGAGGAAACATTTGGTGTATTTGACATTTCAATTTCCGGAAAACCAATTGGGAAATTCACATTAAAATTAAGCCACGATTCTTCTAGAGTAGCAGGACAAGGTAATACACCAACTTGGCTTCATTGGGGACGAACTGTTATTCCTGTTTTACAAAAAAGCAGTCTTTCTGGCAAGACATTAAACTTATATGAAGTAAATAATGACTTCTTAATTGATATTGTATAA
- a CDS encoding helix-turn-helix domain-containing protein, with the protein MAQIIIDKQNGELAFRLERFENLNQFDHLQRKNYYSIILLKGNNYKLKVDVSNYELQGNQMICLSPYQPFMISSEESCSGWLLNFHPDFFCTYRHQNEIETEGILFNNFHGLPHFKISEEALFFNLIDQISKEMDRDSIAQHEVLVAFLKVFLIEAVRQKKQSNKDIVPKFSDDQSEILQNLVDSIEKNYSELHSPKDYADVLCVSTKTLAGIVKKYLQQTPSSLISNRIIIEAKRELYLTSKPLKQIAANLGYDDEFYFSRFFKKKVGVSPDNYRKTVGFAKLEKL; encoded by the coding sequence ATGGCTCAAATTATTATTGATAAGCAAAATGGTGAACTGGCATTTAGACTAGAAAGGTTTGAAAATCTTAATCAATTTGACCATTTACAGCGAAAAAATTATTATTCTATTATTTTACTAAAAGGAAACAATTACAAGTTAAAAGTAGATGTTTCTAATTATGAATTACAAGGCAACCAAATGATTTGCTTGTCACCTTATCAACCATTTATGATTTCTTCTGAAGAGTCTTGTTCAGGCTGGTTATTAAATTTTCACCCTGACTTTTTTTGCACATATCGACATCAAAATGAAATTGAAACAGAGGGCATTCTTTTTAACAACTTTCATGGATTACCACATTTTAAAATTTCTGAAGAAGCGTTGTTTTTTAACCTTATAGATCAAATTTCAAAAGAAATGGATAGAGATTCTATTGCTCAGCATGAGGTTCTTGTGGCTTTTTTAAAGGTGTTTTTAATAGAAGCTGTGAGACAAAAAAAACAATCCAATAAAGATATAGTGCCAAAATTTTCTGATGATCAATCTGAAATATTGCAAAATTTAGTAGATTCTATTGAGAAGAATTATTCTGAGTTACACTCTCCGAAAGATTATGCAGATGTTTTATGTGTTAGCACTAAAACATTGGCTGGAATTGTGAAAAAATATTTACAGCAAACACCTAGTTCGTTAATTTCTAATAGAATTATTATAGAGGCTAAACGCGAACTATATTTAACCTCAAAACCTTTGAAACAAATCGCAGCTAATCTTGGGTATGACGATGAATTTTATTTTAGTAGGTTTTTCAAGAAGAAAGTAGGTGTTTCTCCCGATAATTATAGAAAGACAGTAGGTTTTGCTAAACTAGAAAAATTATGA
- a CDS encoding helix-turn-helix domain-containing protein, translated as MQLEKSFGETIRDLRTENHLTLREVAEHLKIDTSMLGKIEKNNRNPSKQFIKDISILFSIDEDLLTVAHLSDTVAYSILEEELATKVLKVAEEKINYYNKNKANK; from the coding sequence ATGCAATTAGAAAAATCATTCGGAGAAACAATTAGAGATTTACGCACTGAAAATCATCTAACATTACGAGAAGTTGCAGAACATTTAAAAATTGATACTTCAATGCTTGGAAAGATTGAAAAGAATAATCGAAATCCATCGAAACAATTCATAAAGGATATTTCAATTTTATTTAGCATTGATGAAGATTTATTAACTGTAGCTCATTTAAGTGATACAGTTGCATATTCAATTTTAGAAGAGGAATTAGCAACTAAAGTTTTAAAAGTTGCAGAAGAGAAAATCAATTATTACAATAAAAATAAAGCCAACAAATAA
- a CDS encoding helix-turn-helix domain-containing protein, whose translation MNAELSQNFGKIIRELRKEKKLSQEELGFQSNLHRTYIGMIERGEKNITLENIEKLSKGLDVSMKLIFEKLNKIHQ comes from the coding sequence ATGAACGCAGAATTATCACAGAATTTCGGTAAAATTATTAGAGAACTTCGAAAAGAAAAAAAACTTTCTCAAGAAGAATTAGGATTTCAATCCAATCTTCATCGAACATATATTGGAATGATTGAAAGAGGAGAAAAAAATATTACTCTTGAAAATATTGAGAAATTGTCAAAAGGACTTGATGTATCTATGAAATTAATTTTTGAAAAATTAAATAAAATACATCAATGA